The Argentina anserina chromosome 5, drPotAnse1.1, whole genome shotgun sequence genome includes the window gttgcttcacaaatgcatacaattgtaaaaagccactaaacaagttataccacattagtaggcatgttgtcgttccaatatctaaaattcaaaatattaaattttgaccgtcagatgtgatcagcatatttaaataaggatatggtaaaaaattcatctaatgttgataatatttgggtctcgatcgatgtggtcaacattaacttaatttcatctaattaagtgaatttgttcttaccccctccttcttgactagttttggtggattttttcatgcacacactctcacatatatgtgatgtagcagctcgtgtaaaattttcaaaatttttacgTTCcatggataaggctacccataggtgataataagcgtaaaaagggttaaccgcctcgatcgggacacaaacgttatcgaaaatatgtgatttttttaccataaccatatttcactatacgtaacgcatcatgcggacaaatttgcaaaattctattcataagatatagttgcttcacaactgcatacatttgcaataagactactaaacaagttataccacattagtagacatgttgtggttccaatatctaaaattcaaattatgaaatttcgaccgttggatgtgatcagcatatataaatacatatatggtaaaaaattcaccgaattttgataaagtttgggtctcgatcgatgtggtcaacattaacttaatttcatctaattaagtgaatttgttcttaccccctccttcttgactagttttggtggattttttcatgcacacactctcacatatatgtgatgtagcagctagtgtaaaattttcaaaaaatttacgTTCcatggataaggctacccataggtgataataagcgtaaaaagggttgaccgcctcgatcgggacacaaacgttatcgaaaatatgtgatttttttaccataaccatatttcactatacgtaacgcatcatgcggacaaattttcaaaattctatttataagatatagttgcttcacaactgcatacatttgcaataagaccactaaacaagttataccacattagtagacatgttgtggttccaatatctaaaattcaaattatgaaatttcgaccgtcggatgtgatcagcatatataaatacaaatatggtaaaaaattcaccgaattttgataaagtttgggtctcgatcgatgtggtcaacattaacttaatttcatctaattaagtgaatttgttcttaccccctccttcttgactagttttggtggattttttcatgcacacactctcacatatatgtgatgtagcagctcgtgtaaaattttcaaaaattttacgttccagggataaggctacccataggggataataagcgtaaaaagggttgaccgcctcgatcgggacacaaacgttatcgaaaatatgtgatttttttactataaccatatttcactatacgtaacgcatcatgcggacaaatttgcaaaattctatttataagatatagttgcttcacaactgcatacatttgcaaaaagaccactaaacaagttataccacattagtagacatgttgtggttccaatatctaaaattcaaattatgaaaattcgaccgtcggatgtgatcagcatatataaatacagatatggtaaaaaattcaccgaattttgataaagtttgggtctcgatcgataacatatttaattatgtatattaaaaatatctataaataatataatttctttataatatatatatatattcggtttttcggttcggtttcggtttccaaacgtcccaaaccaaaaccacaccaaatctttcggtttggtgcggtttttttgcagtttggttcggttttttttttcttcggtttttttcggttatggttcggttatggttcggttttttttcggttttcggttttcaattaacacccctagcCTTAGCATCTCGTTGTTCTAGTGTTTTCCATATCTATAATAGAATCCAGATTATTATATAACACCCCCTCCTTCAGTCTTTACCCTagtttctttctcttctgccgtttttttttactctttGGCTTACTGCTTTCATCTTCTTCCGACCTTCAAGGTCTGGTGTTGGTTTTTGGCTTCTTAGATTCTTCTCGGTTCTGCTTTTTGTTACTTGCCTTTGCTGATTGACTTTACCAACTGGGTTTTGTTTCGTTTCATCAGAAACCGAAGGGATTTTGTTAAAGAGGACTACAAGAGCAGCAAAGATTGGGGCCGAGTTCAATAGAGCTATGGTACTTTGTTGCattgtttggtttggttttgttgGTAGTTAAAGGCTGAGTCTTTGATTGCCAGAAGGGTTCTTTTTTGAGTTGGTTTGTtgagttttgttcttgttcaggTGAGTTCGCTTGGGATTGGTCGAATGGGGAAGGAAGAGGACGAGAGGACTCCTCCATGGTTGAAGCCAATGCTTCGGGCTAAATACTTCAACCCTTGTTCGATTCACTGTGATTCCAACAAGAGTGAATGCAACCATTTCTGTTTGGATTGTAGAGGACCTGCTTTGTGCACTTCCTGTTTGATTCATCACCAAGGCCATCACTATGTTCAGGTTTGTCACATTGCTTGGTTGTAAATTGATTTAGTCTTTTTGGAGCTGTGTGTGTGTAATGTTGTGGCTTGAAGAATGTCATTGTTTAGCTGTGCTTTGGTGGATGTTTGAGATTAGTGTGTGCTGTGATTTGTGTTTTGTAGATAAGAAGATCGTCTTACCATAATGTGGTGAGGGTGAGTGAGATTCAAAGGTACATAGACATTTCGTGCGTGCAGACATACATTATCAACAGTGCGAAGATTGTATTTCTGAATGAGAGGCCTCAGCCGAGGCCGGGAAAAGGGGTTACATACACTTGTGAGATTTGCTGCAGAAGCTTGGTGGATGCCTTTAGGTTCTGCTCATTGGGTTGCAAGGTAATGCGCCTAGCTTTAGCTCTGTTCAATGTCACAATTTCTATGTCTTAAGTTGTATTCATTGTTAAAGTTCCACATAAATATCATGGTTTGAGCAAGTATACACGCATACTTCATTCTTGTTTTGTGAATGTATTAGGTCTGAAATTTGTGAGAATTGTGAAATGTCCTACTATTTTATTTGGTATCTGACAACTTCTTATGTATACAGCTTGGAGGTATGGAGCGGGGTGACCCCAACCTCTCTTTTACGGTGAGGTTTCCAAAACCAAGTCAGATGAATCAGATGTATAACCATCTAAGAGGGTCAGACTCAGATGAATCAACAACCCCCAAGAAGATAGCAAAGACAACTCAAATGTTCAACCGTTTGATGATGGGGGAAGGCAATGCAACTTCCTCTGATGATGAGGCCACTGCCCATAATCTCTCTCCCTCCACTCCTCCCCTCTACAATGATCGCAATGCTGGAAGAAGCAGGCGTAAGGGTATACCTCATCGTGCGCCCTTCTTTTGAGGTTCTCATTCCAGTAAATCAAACCATAGTAGAATCATAAACTTTTCTATATAATTATAGATCAAGTAGTGGAAGATGAAGCATATACCTTATAATATTTCAAAGTTTGGGTGTGTTGTATAGAAGTCGTGGACTCACAGATGTGAATACTAGGGGGAAGGTTAATCAATTACGGTTTGTACATTAGTTATAAACTAGGGGATACATGATAAATATGCTGGCTAAGCTAGTATCATCTTGTACAAAGTATGGACATATACatggttttcttttcttctagaTGTTGGAGAAGATGGGAatgattttatattttaattacataCATAATGTTGTTATTTTCTTAGAAGTGATCCGAATGTAGGCGTCCTTAGTGTGCATATTATATGATGGGCAGGCACGACATAGAATTGATAAGATGTATTCTTAGGTTGTTTGTACAGTTGTATGATGCGATGATATGCATGCAGTTTCTTCTTTGTGAAGTGATTACATTAGGAGTCTGGTCTGATTCATTTAGTTAACTAAGAAAAGTATTCCCCGATATTGTTCTTGAGTAGTTATGAATGTGTCACTGTTCTACTCTTACATGTTGTTTCTAGGCTCATCCAGTTTTTAAGGTTCGTTTGGTTCTGTTATTGAGTGTCTGTTATTCAGTAGAATGCGGAATCATTCTAATGGACACAGTCAGACTCTGCGGGAAGATACCAAACGTGCCTTGATGATCCGATTGATTTTTCGTTTCTTCTTAGATATTATTAGTTAAGTACAATGATAATGAAGGagtttggactttggagaTGAGATGAGGGTGATTTTAGGGAAGTTGCTATCGAGGAAAAAGCTAAATTGCTAGACACGTAAACCCCACCCCACCACACAACAAGAAGCGAGAAAGATTAGTACTAGTGCCACACCCAGATGCTTTCTAGCATCTCTTTCCCTTTGTCACTTTCAGTGATTGATGAGTCTGAATATgattcatatatatgatcCTCCTATAATTGAATTTATGTATATAAACAAGTGCACAAGTGGATTCAGCAGAGCCGTGAAGAATCTGATCTCACTTGTGCCTTCCATTCTTCTCCATCCTCCCTCATCCATTCGATTTTCAATAATACTATATGATTCTATTCTAGATAAATAAACGTTAGAGGTGCAAGTTTAGAGGCTTAGAAGACCCTCGATCATCGGCTTGTGGACTTTCCTGGGTGGCTGGCCAATATAGCGCTACAAATAGGGTAGATACTTTTGAGAAGCACGGAAGTGTGGTTTTTGAATTTAGCATCGACATACTGCCATGTATGTCAGTGGGATAGCTGAAAATTAGGTACATGGTGTCGGAGGACGGATTTTGAGACAAGTTAGTGTGTCTAAAGGTAGATAATCCAGATGCACGCACTCTAATAACAATAAGTTCAAAGTGTGAGACCATCTTATGGTAGATAGTTTAAATACACGTATTATAAGGATAATAAGTTTGAAATTAGGGACATCACTCCTGACTAATGACTTGACTTAGTTTTAGTAGATCTCGCTCATGTCAAGTGACACGAATGGCCTACTGAATTCGTAACTGACTATTTGTTTCTTGAGCCAGTAGAGCTTTGAGAATGAGTCATTGGCTTTCACATTTCAAGGGGTGACACGTTTTGGTGATGACTGATGCTTGCTTGACACGTTGAAGGGTTGTGTTGAATAGGTACAATCTCATTGATATCTGAACCTCGTCCTGGTGTAGGAGATAGGATAGGATTTGATTACTTGAGGTGAAGAGAACAAGGTTGATATTGAGATAAGAGACAAATATGCGGTAGGCTAGCAGGACAATaataattgatgttttatttACTTTGTCTTGTGTCATCATCCATGTAGTGCCGTAGTGGGATTTATCGGATGCCTGCAACTGTGGATAATGGACTCgtacctttttcttttctaattaGTTTCCTAGTTCAAAAACATGTAAGAACTGGCTTAATTCCATATTGATGCTAATGGGATTTGACCACGACTTTAGACTTTAGAGTGGGATCTTTCTCCATTACCCAAGTGTCCGACTTATGTGTTGATTGACTTAATTCAGTATAATTTGATGTTCTAGTGGATGGCGAAGCAATTCTGACTCAATTGACATTTGTGGGAGACTTgaaaagaattaaaaagaaaatatatgggCTTCAATATATTTTTGTGAGACATAGAAGATAATTATCACACTATAGATCTGTTTAGTGTTTATATTTACTGTGTAGAGTATATGACTCGAATCGAACTTGTGCCTTGCGCATAGTAGCATACCTAAGCAAATGAAAGTTTATTATGGGCCTTGGAGTCTGTTTATTATTGTCGCGCACACGTACAGTTGTTGCAGTACCATTCATCTGAAAGAAAGATAAGCTTCTAGTCTTCTACTACTCTCCATTTCTCCAACATCTATTGCAGATTTAATTGCAACTTTAGGCCACTGTACCTCAGTTGCTGCTTGGTAAAATCGACTCTCTCTCTTCAAGACTTCTAATTTTGATTTCTACAGTTTAGGTTGTATTATAGGTTTTTCTCGAtagttttgttgttttttcttttcttgtattGCAGATTTATTATCATTCTACATGAACAATGGTAAAGAAAATTCACTGGCATTTTGAGGGCTATGAAACGTGCCTCACCCAAATCTTATATCTGATAGGGTTCGTATATTTTACTGCTTACCTGCCGACGAGAGTAAGAGATCGCCATCATGGTCAAGTTGGTCGCCACCTCCCCGATTAGTTCTTTCCCTTgacctctttcttgattccTCTGCTAAGTCCATGATTACTTCTCACTCCCCTTGCACCTTTAGTTTACCCTTCTCGTTC containing:
- the LOC126793604 gene encoding protein RGF1 INDUCIBLE TRANSCRIPTION FACTOR 1, with protein sequence MVSSLGIGRMGKEEDERTPPWLKPMLRAKYFNPCSIHCDSNKSECNHFCLDCRGPALCTSCLIHHQGHHYVQIRRSSYHNVVRVSEIQRYIDISCVQTYIINSAKIVFLNERPQPRPGKGVTYTCEICCRSLVDAFRFCSLGCKLGGMERGDPNLSFTVRFPKPSQMNQMYNHLRGSDSDESTTPKKIAKTTQMFNRLMMGEGNATSSDDEATAHNLSPSTPPLYNDRNAGRSRRKGIPHRAPFF